One segment of Macrotis lagotis isolate mMagLag1 chromosome 1, bilby.v1.9.chrom.fasta, whole genome shotgun sequence DNA contains the following:
- the DDX18 gene encoding ATP-dependent RNA helicase DDX18: MSHLPMKLLRKKIEKRNEKLRQRNQRLKQKEALRANISEVQDEHVSEETVEEIKVEKSPKKSTLLAANEESTALLPNSELKKKKKKKRKITADAGPENKKTKTEDQEGSDDEGEKDTKIKENTVEDQKEDDELPSLPHGLTGSFEDTSFTSLTNIVNESTLKAIAEMGFTNMTEIQHKSIRPLLEGRDILAAAKTGSGKTLAFLIPSIELIVKLKFMPRNGTGVLILSPTRELAMQTFGVLKELMSYHVHTYGLIMGGSNRSAEAQKLANGINIIVATPGRLLDHMQNTPGFMFKNLQCLVIDEADRILEVGFEEEMKQIIKLLPKRRQTMLFSATQTRKVEDLAKISLKKEPLYVGVDDDKDTATVDGLEQGYVVCPSEKRFLLLFTFLKKNRKKKLMVFFSSCMSVKYHYELLNYIDLPVMAIHGKQKQNKRTTTFFQFCNADSGILLCTDVAARGLDIPEVDWIVQYDPPDDPKEYIHRVGRTARGINGRGHALLILRPEELGFLRYLKQAKVPLSEFEFSWSKISDIQSQLEKLIEKNYFLHKSAQEAYKSYVRAYDSHSLKQIYNVNSLNLPQVALSFGFKVPPFVDLNLNSSQGKRMQKRGGGGGFGYQKPKNVHKSKIFKHISKKKSDGRQFSH; the protein is encoded by the exons ATGTCGCACCTTCCCATGAAGCTGCTGCGCAAGAAAATCGAGAAGCGGAATGAGAAGCTGCGTCAGAGGAACCAGCGACTCAAGCAGAAAG AGGCCTTGAGGGCCAATATATCAGAAGTTCAAGATGAGCATGTATCAGAAGAAAcagtagaagaaataaaagtagaaaaatctCCCAAGAAATCTACATTATTAGCAGCCAATGAAGAATCAACTGCACTGCTTCCCAattctgaattaaaaaagaaaaagaaaaagaaaagaaaaattacagcTGATGCAGGACCTG aaaacaaaaaaacaaaaactgaagacCAAGAGGGATCTGATGATGAAGGTGAGAAagataccaaaataaaagaaaacactgTGGAGGATCAGAAAGAGGATGATGAACTGCCCAGCCTTCCTCATGGACTAACAG GGTCTTTTGAAGATACTTCATTCACTTCACTTACTAATATTGTCAATGAAAGCACTCTGAAAGCAATAGCAGAAATGGGCTTTACAAACATGACTGAAATTCAGCATAAAAGTATCAGACCACTTCTAGAAGGCAG ggaTATTCTAGCAGCTGCAAAAACAGGCAGTGGCAAAACCCTTGCATTCCTCATTCCTTCGATAGAACTCATTGTTAAATTAAAGTTCATGCCTAGGAATG gaacAGGTGTCCTTATCCTCTCACCTACTCGAGAGTTAGCTATGCAGACCTTTGGTGTGCTTAAGGAGCTAATGTCTTATCATGTGCATACCTATGGTTTGATCATGGGAGGCAGTAATAGATCTGCAGAGGCACAGAAACTTGCAAATGGGATTAACATTATTGTGGCAACACCTGGCCGACTTTTGGACCATATGCAG AACACCCCAGGATTTATGTTTAAAAATCTGCAGTGTCTTGTTATTGATGAGGCTGACCGAATTCTTGAAGTTGGatttgaggaagaaatgaaacagaTCATCAAACTTTTGCCAA AACGAAGACAAACAATGCTCTTTTCTGCCACACAAACTCGTAAGGTAGAAGATCTGGCAAAGATTTCCCTTAAAAAGGAACCATTGTATGTTGGTGTTGATGATGATAAAGACACTGCAACGGTAGATGGTCTTGAGCAG GGATATGTTGTTTGTCCATCTGAGAAAAGGTTCCTTTTACTCTTTACATTTCTCAAGAAAAATCGGAAGAAGAAACTgatggtatttttttcttcatgtatgTCAGTAAAATACCACTATGAGCTTCTGAACTATATTGATTTACCTGTCATGGCCATTCAT GgcaaacagaagcaaaataaacgGACAACTACATTCTTTCAGTTCTGCAATGCAGATTCTGGAATTTTGCTGTGTACAGATGTAGCTGCCAGAGGGCTAGATATACCAGAAGTAGACTGGATTGTCCAGTACGATCCTCCAGATGATCCAAAG GAATATATTCATCGTGTAGGTAGAACAGCCAGAGGCATAAATGGAAGAGGTCATGCTTTGCTTATTTTACGACCAGAAGAATTGGGTTTTCTTCGTTACCTAAAGCAAGCAAAG GTACCATTAAGTGAATTTGAATTTTCCTGGTCAAAAATTTCTGACATTCAGTCTCag TTGGAAAAGCTAATTGAGAAGAACTACTTCCTTCATAAATCAGCACAAGAGGCATATAAATCTTATGTTCGAGCTTATGATTCCCATTCTCTGAAGCAGATCTACAATGTTAACAGCTTAAATTTACCTCAAGTTGCTTTATCATTTGGTTTCAAAGTACCTCCATTTGTTGACCTAA ATTTGAACAGCAGCCAGGGGAAGAGGATGCAAAaaagaggtggtggtggtggttttgGTTACCAGAAACCCAAGAATGTCCACAAGTCCAAAATCTTCAAGCACATTAGCAAGAAGAAATCTGATGGCAGGCAGTTCTCTCACTGA